In the genome of Streptomyces pactum, one region contains:
- a CDS encoding TIGR03767 family metallophosphoesterase, which translates to MSRRSRIRSTAASVDRRTLLAAAGTAGAAAGLGFALGPSRGSADAAGAASASAGPGPRTAAGAAPGAPSTAGTTLRSTAAPRGGPGYRRLGEGPGWPRVVRTDLARAGGGRERRRTTLTSFVHLTDLHITDVQHPVRYEFLRSGQVSAWRPHEALSAVGAVALVERINGLRGGPVTGAPLDFAMTTGDNTDNNARNELEWYLTAMSGGRFTPDSGDPHHYEGVQNSGLAHFWHPESPLRDIDKRDAGFPRIDGFLRAALRTVHSPGLRLPWYSTVGNHDGLSGGVYAFERGYLTELATGRRKLEIIPASEAERIYRDERRGDDPRGTVMKELLRAHARDMRTVTPDERRAPFTLHEYLRAHLDPRFTGAGPAGHGYTRDNLEAGTLYYAFRISDGVVGISLDSTDPGGHYTGSVGTGQLRWLERTLAAHRDDHVIVFSHHYSRSMKNLHRDPARPDEARHTGAELGDLFRRHPQVLAWINGHSHRNEITPRGTFWEITTASHIDFPQLARIVEITDNHDGTLSLFTTLVESAAPYRTDPADLSQTGLAALYRELAYNAPGARGTLAGRPGDRNTELLLRKR; encoded by the coding sequence ATGTCCCGCAGGTCCCGCATACGGTCCACCGCCGCATCCGTCGATCGCCGTACGCTGCTCGCCGCCGCCGGAACCGCCGGCGCCGCCGCCGGGCTGGGGTTCGCCCTGGGCCCGTCGCGCGGTTCGGCGGACGCCGCCGGGGCGGCGTCCGCCTCCGCCGGCCCCGGTCCGCGCACCGCGGCCGGTGCCGCCCCGGGAGCCCCCTCCACCGCCGGGACCACGCTGCGCTCCACCGCCGCGCCGCGCGGCGGCCCGGGCTACCGGCGGCTCGGCGAGGGCCCCGGCTGGCCGCGCGTGGTCCGTACCGATCTCGCCCGGGCCGGAGGCGGGCGGGAGAGGCGGCGCACCACCCTCACCTCCTTCGTGCACCTCACCGACCTGCACATCACCGACGTCCAGCACCCGGTGCGGTACGAATTCCTGCGCTCCGGCCAGGTGTCCGCCTGGCGCCCCCACGAGGCGCTCTCGGCGGTCGGCGCGGTGGCGCTGGTGGAGCGGATCAACGGGCTGCGCGGCGGCCCGGTCACCGGCGCCCCGCTGGACTTCGCGATGACCACCGGCGACAACACCGACAACAACGCCCGTAACGAGCTGGAGTGGTACCTCACCGCGATGAGCGGCGGCCGGTTCACCCCCGACTCCGGCGACCCGCACCACTACGAGGGCGTGCAGAACAGCGGACTGGCGCACTTCTGGCACCCGGAGAGCCCGCTGCGGGACATCGACAAGCGCGACGCCGGCTTCCCGCGCATCGACGGCTTCCTCCGGGCGGCGCTGCGCACCGTGCACAGCCCCGGACTCCGGCTGCCCTGGTACTCCACGGTCGGCAACCACGACGGACTCTCCGGCGGCGTCTACGCGTTCGAGCGCGGCTACCTCACCGAACTGGCCACCGGCCGCCGGAAGCTGGAGATCATTCCGGCGTCCGAGGCGGAACGGATCTACCGGGACGAGCGGCGCGGCGACGACCCGCGCGGCACCGTGATGAAGGAACTGCTGCGCGCGCACGCCCGTGACATGCGCACCGTCACCCCCGACGAGCGGCGCGCCCCCTTCACGCTCCACGAGTACCTCCGCGCGCACCTCGACCCCCGGTTCACCGGCGCCGGACCGGCCGGACACGGCTACACCCGGGACAACCTCGAAGCGGGCACCCTGTACTACGCGTTCCGCATCTCCGACGGGGTCGTCGGCATCAGCCTGGACTCCACCGACCCCGGCGGGCACTACACCGGTTCGGTCGGCACCGGTCAGCTCCGCTGGCTGGAGCGGACCCTGGCGGCGCACCGGGACGACCACGTGATCGTCTTCAGCCACCACTACAGCCGCAGCATGAAGAACCTCCACCGCGACCCGGCCCGCCCCGACGAGGCCCGGCACACCGGCGCCGAGCTGGGGGACCTCTTCCGGCGCCATCCGCAGGTGCTCGCCTGGATCAACGGCCACAGCCACCGCAACGAGATCACCCCGCGCGGCACCTTCTGGGAGATCACCACCGCCTCGCACATCGACTTCCCGCAGCTGGCGCGGATCGTCGAGATCACCGACAACCACGACGGGACGCTGTCGCTCTTCACCACGCTGGTGGAGTCCGCCGCCCCGTACCGCACCGACCCGGCCGACCTGTCCCAGACCGGACTCGCCGCGCTCTACCGCGAACTCGCGTACAACGCGCCCGGCGCGCGCGGCACGCTCGCGGGCCGGCCCGGGGACCGCAACACCGAACTGCTGCTGCGCAAGCGGTGA
- a CDS encoding pyridoxamine 5'-phosphate oxidase family protein: MTSSLPTSPTPAGPYHSGERAVQLRAGLLAQADHSGRAIGSGIRDVAAAFLRLQPMLVAGAADPAGRLWCSLLTGEPGFVTATGPRSIAVAGRLPGSDPLAETLEEAGTSVGTIALDPRTRRRMRLNGTARPTTDGLAIDADQVFANCPKYLQKRQLEETAADRTPGPVRRSAALSDAQAAFVRAADTFFIATAAPAPEPSAPGRSAGGPADASHRGGMPGFVTVTGPTRLSWADYPGNAMFLTLGNLAADPRAGLLFTDWTTGDTLQLTGTAHTEFGDTGRTVHFDLSEAVWTPAASPLRWSAPEYSPANPRPAG; encoded by the coding sequence ATGACCAGCAGCTTGCCGACCTCGCCCACCCCGGCCGGCCCGTACCACTCCGGGGAGCGCGCCGTGCAGCTCCGGGCCGGGCTGCTCGCCCAGGCCGACCACTCCGGCCGGGCGATCGGCAGCGGCATCCGGGACGTGGCCGCGGCGTTCCTGCGTCTCCAGCCGATGCTGGTGGCCGGGGCCGCCGATCCGGCCGGACGCCTGTGGTGCTCGCTCCTCACCGGCGAGCCGGGGTTCGTCACCGCCACCGGACCGCGGTCCATCGCCGTCGCCGGCCGGCTGCCCGGGTCCGACCCGCTGGCCGAGACGCTGGAGGAGGCGGGTACCAGCGTGGGCACCATCGCCCTGGACCCGCGCACCCGCCGCCGGATGCGGCTCAACGGCACGGCCCGGCCCACCACCGACGGCCTGGCGATCGACGCCGACCAGGTGTTCGCCAACTGCCCCAAGTACCTCCAGAAGCGGCAGCTGGAGGAGACCGCGGCGGACCGGACGCCCGGCCCCGTACGACGGTCCGCCGCGCTGAGCGACGCACAGGCCGCCTTCGTCCGCGCCGCCGACACCTTCTTCATCGCCACCGCCGCACCGGCCCCGGAACCGTCCGCCCCCGGCCGGTCCGCCGGCGGCCCGGCCGACGCCAGCCACCGGGGCGGTATGCCCGGCTTCGTCACCGTCACCGGCCCCACCCGGCTGAGCTGGGCCGACTACCCCGGCAACGCGATGTTCCTGACCCTGGGCAACCTGGCCGCCGACCCGCGCGCCGGCCTGCTGTTCACCGACTGGACCACCGGTGACACCCTCCAGCTCACCGGCACCGCGCACACCGAGTTCGGCGACACCGGCCGGACCGTCCACTTCGACCTGTCCGAGGCGGTGTGGACCCCGGCGGCGAGCCCGCTGCGCTGGTCCGCCCCCGAGTACTCCCCCGCCAACCCGCGGCCGGCCGGCTGA
- a CDS encoding VOC family protein — protein MSTASLRTGHVGINVTDVERSTAFYRRVLGLDVVTEGTEEGRRFVFLGRDGALVLTLWQQAGHAFEADRAGLHHLSFEVGSAEEVRAAEAVLRELGARFAYDGVVPHGEGTASGGIYFTDPDGTRLEIYAPTGAEGVAAPVAGAPTCGFF, from the coding sequence ATGTCCACGGCTTCACTGCGCACCGGGCACGTCGGCATCAACGTCACCGACGTCGAGCGCTCGACGGCCTTCTACCGCCGGGTCCTCGGACTCGACGTGGTGACCGAAGGCACCGAGGAGGGGCGCCGGTTCGTCTTCCTGGGCCGGGACGGGGCCCTGGTGCTGACCCTGTGGCAGCAGGCCGGGCACGCCTTCGAGGCGGACCGGGCGGGCCTGCACCACCTCTCCTTCGAGGTCGGCTCGGCCGAGGAGGTACGCGCCGCCGAGGCGGTGCTGCGCGAGCTGGGCGCGCGTTTCGCCTACGACGGGGTCGTGCCGCACGGCGAGGGGACCGCGTCCGGCGGGATCTACTTCACCGACCCCGACGGCACCCGGCTGGAGATCTACGCGCCCACCGGCGCGGAGGGTGTCGCGGCGCCGGTCGCGGGGGCTCCCACCTGCGGCTTCTTCTAA
- a CDS encoding CGNR zinc finger domain-containing protein → MPPAGPRPLLGEPVSLDLLNTEWIAQGVRQDLLTSVEGLHVWLADNGLEHLVTGGTPGDSAPHGAAAPSGGAVLEALLEAREAIGAAVRAPGTEDAVRRVNAVLRHGRVRPLLTGDGPGEAVEFDDPAWGPAWTAAHDYLRLLRTAPDRIRACEHPKCILHFFDTSRNGTRRWCSMAGCGNRAKASRHYARTREDRP, encoded by the coding sequence ATGCCACCAGCCGGCCCCCGTCCGCTGCTCGGCGAGCCGGTCTCCCTGGACCTCCTCAACACCGAGTGGATCGCCCAGGGCGTCCGCCAGGACCTGCTGACCTCGGTGGAGGGGCTGCACGTCTGGCTGGCCGACAACGGACTGGAGCACCTGGTCACCGGCGGCACCCCCGGCGACTCCGCCCCCCACGGCGCGGCGGCGCCGTCCGGCGGCGCGGTCCTGGAGGCGCTGCTCGAAGCCCGGGAGGCGATCGGGGCCGCGGTCCGCGCACCCGGCACCGAGGACGCGGTCCGCCGGGTGAACGCGGTGCTGCGGCACGGCCGCGTCCGCCCGCTGCTGACCGGTGACGGCCCCGGCGAGGCCGTGGAGTTCGACGACCCGGCGTGGGGTCCGGCCTGGACCGCCGCCCACGACTACCTGCGGCTGCTGCGCACCGCGCCGGACCGCATCCGCGCCTGCGAGCACCCCAAGTGCATCCTTCACTTCTTCGACACCTCCCGGAACGGCACCCGACGCTGGTGCTCCATGGCGGGGTGCGGTAATCGGGCCAAGGCGTCCCGGCACTACGCCCGGACCCGGGAGGACCGCCCCTGA
- a CDS encoding S8 family serine peptidase yields the protein MSSSPEERSARGARRAARIAIGAGLVAALVAAGPAPVFASSPGDTPGTAAPTEPVKSASDKLGATDAALLAEAKADGDKNITMMIATAPGKTEQVAEELDAVKGAAVGRTYDKLGYVRATVPTGKADAAIATAEKLSSVHGIDLRQEIRLPDPTPAADRAKGAKTGPSAGSYPAPDRNTPAKNPYQPAFETGAVDFVEDNPKADGRGVTIGILDSGVDLGHPALQKTTTGERKIVDWVTATDPITDRDGTWLPMVTAASGPSFGFNGRTYSAPAGSYQVSLFKESVTTGGDMQGDLNRDGDTTDSWAVLYDPAKGTARVDLDNDGDFTDDEAMKPYRDGFQVGYFGTDDPATPVAERIPFVIEVRKDVAMDPYGGSWVGKKADFVNIGVIESEHGTHVAGITAANGLFGGEMNGAAPGAKLVSSRACTWTGSCTNVALTEGMIDLVVNRHVDIVNMSIGGLPALNDGNNARAELYTRLIDTYGVQLVISAGNSGPGANTIGDPSLADKVISVGATVSRETWAANYGSEVTTPYAMMPFSSRGPREDGGFTPVLSAPGASINTTQTWLPGSPVAEAGYQLPPGYGMLQGTSMASPQAAGASALLLSAAKQKRIDLTPADLRTALTSTAKHIKGAQAYEEGAGLIDVVGAWKAIRKGATGHEYTVQAPVRTALSGQLRTPHTGTGLYDREGGLKTNESRTYDVTITRTTGPEGALRHDLSLRNNDGTFTLSRSSVSLPLDTPVTVKVTAKTRAAGIHTAVIDVNDPKTVGVDKKILATVVVAKELTKPHFAHGQSGTVQRNDSTSYFVKVPAGATSLEVSLKGLSGDSQTRWIAINPYGVPVDPTSTINCYPNYPNPANTCRPDLRSYRDPLPGVWEFEVESRRTSPLLDNPYTLTATALGATFDPQVQTVPEAKAGTPVPVEWKVTNGFARIEGGKLTGGELGSARSERPVIKNGETRTTTVTVGEGVSRLDVSIGKVSDAKADLDLSVKLNGTVVGSSADGDSEESVSLAKPKAGTYTIEVAGYSVPAGSTEYDHLDVYYAPSFGRISADSTQSVTLANGATAPVGAKVEVAAAGPEGRSFFGQVQLVNGAGTVTGVGRVQIEKVAS from the coding sequence ATGTCCTCATCACCTGAAGAGAGATCCGCACGTGGCGCGAGACGTGCGGCCCGCATAGCCATAGGCGCGGGCCTGGTGGCCGCCCTGGTGGCCGCGGGCCCCGCCCCCGTTTTCGCCTCGTCGCCCGGTGACACCCCCGGGACGGCCGCGCCCACCGAGCCGGTGAAGAGCGCGTCCGACAAGCTCGGCGCCACCGACGCCGCACTGCTCGCCGAGGCCAAGGCCGACGGCGACAAGAACATCACCATGATGATCGCCACCGCCCCCGGGAAGACCGAGCAGGTCGCCGAGGAGCTGGACGCGGTCAAGGGCGCGGCGGTCGGCCGCACCTACGACAAGCTCGGCTACGTCCGGGCCACCGTGCCGACCGGCAAGGCCGACGCCGCGATCGCCACGGCGGAGAAGCTCTCCTCGGTCCACGGCATCGACCTGCGCCAGGAGATCCGGCTGCCGGACCCGACCCCGGCCGCGGACCGCGCCAAGGGCGCGAAGACCGGCCCCTCGGCGGGTTCCTACCCGGCCCCGGACCGGAACACCCCGGCGAAGAACCCGTACCAGCCCGCCTTCGAGACCGGCGCCGTCGACTTCGTCGAGGACAACCCCAAGGCGGACGGCCGCGGGGTGACGATCGGCATCCTCGACTCGGGCGTGGACCTCGGGCACCCGGCGCTGCAGAAGACCACCACCGGCGAGCGCAAGATCGTGGACTGGGTCACGGCCACCGACCCGATCACGGACCGGGACGGCACCTGGCTGCCGATGGTCACCGCCGCGTCCGGCCCCAGCTTCGGCTTCAACGGCCGCACCTACTCCGCCCCGGCCGGGTCGTACCAGGTCAGCCTCTTCAAGGAGAGCGTGACCACCGGCGGCGACATGCAGGGCGACCTCAACCGGGACGGTGACACCACCGACTCCTGGGCCGTGCTGTACGACCCCGCCAAGGGCACCGCCCGGGTGGACCTGGACAACGACGGCGACTTCACCGACGACGAGGCGATGAAGCCCTACCGGGACGGGTTCCAGGTGGGCTACTTCGGCACCGACGACCCCGCGACCCCGGTGGCCGAGCGCATCCCGTTCGTCATCGAGGTCCGCAAGGACGTCGCGATGGACCCCTACGGCGGCAGCTGGGTCGGCAAGAAGGCCGACTTCGTCAACATCGGCGTCATCGAGTCCGAGCACGGCACCCACGTGGCCGGCATCACCGCGGCGAACGGCCTGTTCGGCGGCGAGATGAACGGTGCCGCGCCGGGCGCCAAGCTGGTCTCCTCGCGGGCCTGCACCTGGACCGGCAGCTGCACCAACGTCGCGCTCACCGAAGGCATGATCGATCTGGTGGTCAACCGCCACGTCGACATCGTCAACATGTCGATCGGCGGCCTGCCGGCGCTCAACGACGGCAACAACGCCCGCGCCGAGCTGTACACCCGCCTCATCGACACCTACGGCGTGCAGCTGGTGATCTCCGCGGGCAACAGCGGCCCCGGCGCCAACACCATCGGCGACCCGTCGCTGGCGGACAAGGTGATCAGCGTCGGCGCCACCGTCTCCCGGGAGACCTGGGCGGCGAACTACGGCTCCGAGGTCACCACCCCGTACGCGATGATGCCCTTCTCCTCCCGCGGTCCGCGCGAGGACGGCGGCTTCACCCCGGTGCTCTCCGCCCCGGGCGCCTCGATCAACACCACCCAGACCTGGCTGCCCGGCAGCCCGGTGGCCGAGGCCGGCTACCAGCTGCCGCCCGGTTACGGCATGCTGCAGGGCACCTCGATGGCGTCCCCGCAGGCCGCCGGCGCCTCCGCGCTGCTGCTGTCCGCCGCGAAGCAGAAGCGGATCGACCTCACCCCGGCCGATCTGCGCACCGCGCTGACCAGCACCGCCAAGCACATCAAGGGCGCGCAGGCGTACGAGGAGGGTGCCGGCCTGATCGACGTCGTCGGCGCCTGGAAGGCGATCCGCAAGGGTGCCACCGGGCACGAGTACACCGTTCAGGCGCCGGTGCGCACCGCGCTCTCCGGCCAGCTGCGCACGCCGCACACCGGGACCGGCCTCTACGACCGCGAGGGCGGTCTGAAGACCAACGAGTCGCGGACGTACGACGTCACCATCACCCGCACCACCGGTCCGGAGGGCGCCCTCCGCCACGACCTGTCGCTGCGGAACAACGACGGCACCTTCACGCTGTCCCGCTCCTCGGTGTCGCTGCCGCTGGACACCCCGGTCACCGTCAAGGTCACCGCGAAGACCCGCGCCGCCGGCATCCACACCGCGGTCATCGACGTCAACGACCCGAAGACGGTGGGCGTCGACAAGAAGATCCTCGCCACCGTGGTCGTCGCCAAGGAGCTGACCAAGCCGCACTTCGCCCACGGGCAGTCCGGCACGGTGCAGCGCAACGACAGCACCTCGTACTTCGTGAAGGTTCCGGCCGGCGCCACGTCGCTGGAGGTCTCCCTCAAGGGCCTGTCCGGCGACAGCCAGACCCGGTGGATCGCGATCAACCCCTACGGCGTGCCGGTGGACCCGACCTCCACGATCAACTGCTACCCGAACTACCCGAACCCGGCCAACACCTGCCGCCCGGACCTGCGCTCCTACCGCGACCCGCTGCCGGGCGTCTGGGAGTTCGAGGTCGAGTCGCGCCGGACCTCGCCGCTGCTCGACAACCCGTACACGCTCACCGCGACCGCGCTCGGCGCCACCTTCGACCCGCAGGTCCAGACGGTGCCGGAGGCCAAGGCCGGCACCCCGGTGCCGGTCGAGTGGAAGGTCACCAACGGCTTCGCCCGGATCGAGGGCGGCAAGCTGACCGGCGGCGAGCTGGGCTCGGCCCGGTCCGAGCGCCCGGTGATCAAGAACGGTGAGACCCGGACCACCACCGTCACCGTGGGCGAGGGCGTGTCCCGGCTCGACGTGTCCATCGGCAAGGTGTCCGACGCCAAGGCCGACCTGGACCTGAGCGTCAAGCTCAACGGCACCGTGGTCGGCTCCTCCGCCGACGGTGACTCCGAGGAGTCGGTGAGCCTGGCCAAGCCGAAGGCCGGCACGTACACCATCGAGGTGGCGGGCTACTCCGTCCCGGCGGGCTCCACCGAGTACGACCACCTCGACGTGTACTACGCGCCGTCGTTCGGCCGGATCTCCGCGGACAGCACCCAGAGCGTGACCCTGGCCAACGGCGCGACCGCGCCGGTCGGCGCCAAGGTCGAGGTGGCCGCCGCGGGCCCGGAGGGCCGGTCCTTCTTCGGCCAGGTACAGCTGGTCAACGGTGCGGGCACGGTCACCGGCGTGGGCCGCGTGCAGATCGAGAAGGTCGCGTCCTGA
- a CDS encoding aspartate-semialdehyde dehydrogenase codes for MRIGIVGATGQVGNVMRTILAERDFPVSELRLFASARSAGRTIPWRDGEVTVEDAATADYTGLDIVLFSAGGATSRALAEKVASQGAVVIDNSSAWRRDPEVPLVVSEVNPHALKNRPKGIIANPNCTTMAAMPVLKPLHLEAGLTALVATTYQAVSGSGLAGVAELHNQARKVTDTADRLTFDGEAVEFPEPDVYRRPIAYNVLPLAGNLVDDGSFETDEEQKLRHESRKILEIPELKVSGTCVRVPVFSGHSLQVNARFERPIGVARAQELLKDAPGVELSEIPTPLQAAGKDVSYVGRIRVDETVDNGLALFLSGDNLRKGAALNAVQIAELVAAELS; via the coding sequence GTGAGGATCGGAATCGTCGGAGCCACCGGTCAGGTCGGCAACGTCATGCGGACGATACTGGCCGAGCGGGACTTCCCGGTGAGCGAGCTCCGGCTGTTCGCCTCCGCCCGGTCGGCGGGGCGCACGATCCCGTGGCGGGACGGCGAGGTGACCGTCGAGGACGCCGCCACCGCCGACTACACCGGTCTGGACATCGTGCTGTTCTCCGCGGGCGGCGCCACCTCCCGGGCGCTCGCCGAGAAGGTCGCCTCCCAGGGCGCCGTGGTGATCGACAACTCCTCCGCGTGGCGGCGCGACCCCGAGGTGCCGCTGGTGGTCTCCGAGGTCAACCCGCACGCGCTGAAGAACCGCCCCAAGGGGATCATCGCCAACCCCAACTGCACCACCATGGCCGCCATGCCGGTGCTCAAGCCGCTCCACCTGGAGGCCGGGCTGACCGCCCTCGTGGCCACCACCTACCAGGCGGTCTCCGGCTCCGGCCTGGCCGGCGTCGCCGAGCTGCACAACCAGGCGCGCAAGGTCACCGACACCGCGGACCGGCTGACCTTCGACGGCGAGGCGGTCGAGTTCCCCGAGCCGGACGTCTACCGCCGGCCCATCGCCTACAACGTCCTGCCGCTCGCCGGCAACCTGGTGGACGACGGCAGCTTCGAGACCGACGAGGAGCAGAAGCTGCGCCACGAGTCCCGCAAGATCCTGGAGATCCCGGAGCTGAAGGTCTCCGGCACCTGCGTCCGGGTCCCGGTCTTCTCCGGCCACTCCCTCCAGGTCAACGCACGGTTCGAGCGGCCGATCGGCGTGGCCCGCGCGCAGGAGCTGCTCAAGGACGCGCCGGGGGTGGAGCTGTCGGAGATCCCCACCCCGCTCCAGGCCGCCGGCAAGGACGTGAGCTACGTGGGCCGCATCCGGGTGGACGAGACCGTGGACAACGGCCTGGCGCTCTTCCTGTCCGGGGACAACCTCCGCAAGGGCGCGGCGCTCAACGCGGTGCAGATCGCCGAGCTGGTCGCCGCCGAACTGAGCTGA
- a CDS encoding TerD family protein, with protein sequence MTRIAKGGNLPVPAEPLTVAVTWTATAGGPDIDVSALLLDAGGRVRGDADLVFYNQPAHPGGAVRHLGKSPAGAAQRADWLSVDLALVDPGTHRVVVAASCDGGVFGGIPGLAVRIDTADGRHVVHFLIGDATTETAFVFGEFYRRAGRWKFRAVGQGYASGLAGLATDFGIEVADEPPRAAAAPPPAPPTVPVPPRPCRTRAVPGPPAAPAPDARRRTLGPRPPPPAFAAPAAPAAPAPRAAGGARQARLAAPARLPYGAPAPPGTGRRTGTARGAAGRPHRACRTPCRRRCRPAEPSLRPRPPPGSWAPRPPPRRLRCARRHGPRRRGAPARLGAGASPAGPGAPFSPFVQRGHGNRTVTCDGRVPPGWVLVEIECHDSVSVSVRSCDAYGRSEDSLLDRYEDHVRARAVGVAPEGRPLALRVEADTPWVLTVRPIGETPLLVTTAQGRGSDVLWYGGPPALLSFAHHGESNVTVHHLTDPADDYGDMLINEIGRVDLFAPVSGPGLIKVDADGVWSCAIRARQD encoded by the coding sequence ATGACCCGGATCGCCAAGGGCGGAAACCTGCCCGTCCCCGCCGAGCCCCTGACCGTCGCCGTCACCTGGACCGCGACGGCCGGGGGCCCGGACATCGACGTGTCCGCGCTGCTGCTGGACGCGGGCGGCAGGGTGCGCGGCGACGCGGACCTCGTCTTCTACAACCAGCCGGCGCACCCCGGCGGCGCCGTCCGCCACCTGGGGAAGTCCCCGGCCGGAGCCGCGCAGCGGGCCGACTGGCTCTCGGTGGACCTGGCCCTGGTGGACCCGGGCACCCACCGGGTGGTGGTGGCCGCCTCCTGTGACGGGGGCGTCTTCGGCGGGATACCGGGGCTCGCCGTCCGGATCGACACCGCCGATGGCCGCCATGTGGTGCACTTCCTGATCGGGGACGCCACCACCGAGACCGCGTTCGTCTTCGGCGAGTTCTACCGGCGCGCGGGCCGGTGGAAGTTCCGCGCGGTGGGACAGGGGTACGCCAGCGGGCTGGCCGGCCTCGCCACCGACTTCGGGATCGAGGTCGCCGACGAGCCGCCGCGCGCAGCGGCGGCCCCGCCGCCCGCGCCGCCCACCGTGCCGGTGCCGCCCCGCCCCTGCCGCACCCGGGCCGTCCCCGGGCCGCCGGCCGCCCCCGCCCCGGACGCCCGTCGCCGGACCCTGGGCCCCCGGCCCCCGCCGCCGGCGTTCGCGGCGCCCGCCGCCCCGGCCGCTCCCGCACCCCGGGCCGCCGGGGGCGCCCGCCAGGCCCGCCTGGCAGCCCCCGCCCGCCTCCCGTACGGCGCGCCGGCGCCCCCAGGTACGGGACGCCGTACGGGCACCGCCCGTGGTGCCGCCGGGCGCCCTCACCGGGCCTGCCGTACGCCGTGCCGCCGGCGGTGCCGCCCGGCGGAGCCGTCACTGCGGCCCCGGCCGCCGCCGGGTTCCTGGGCACCGCGCCCGCCGCCCCGCCGCTTGAGGTGTGCCCGGCGCCACGGTCCACGGCGCCGCGGCGCTCCCGCCCGGCTGGGCGCCGGCGCGTCCCCGGCCGGCCCCGGCGCCCCGTTCAGCCCCTTCGTGCAGCGGGGCCACGGCAACCGGACGGTCACCTGCGACGGCCGGGTGCCACCGGGCTGGGTGCTGGTGGAGATCGAGTGCCATGACAGCGTCTCGGTGTCGGTCCGCTCCTGCGACGCCTACGGGCGCAGCGAGGACTCCCTGCTCGACCGGTACGAGGACCATGTGCGGGCCCGCGCCGTCGGGGTGGCGCCGGAGGGCAGACCGCTGGCCCTGCGGGTGGAGGCCGACACCCCGTGGGTGCTCACCGTGCGCCCGATCGGCGAGACCCCCCTGCTGGTGACCACCGCGCAGGGCCGCGGCTCGGACGTGCTGTGGTACGGCGGACCGCCGGCGCTGCTCTCCTTCGCCCACCACGGCGAGAGCAACGTCACCGTCCACCACCTCACCGATCCCGCCGACGACTACGGGGACATGCTGATCAACGAGATCGGGCGGGTGGATCTGTTCGCCCCGGTCTCCGGGCCCGGGCTGATCAAGGTGGACGCCGACGGGGTCTGGAGCTGTGCGATACGGGCCCGCCAGGATTGA